A window of Polaribacter litorisediminis contains these coding sequences:
- a CDS encoding carboxypeptidase-like regulatory domain-containing protein: MKKILLIAIFMVTFITSAQIKLSGIVKDSIGAPLEMANVIAIDTVAKRISSFGFTDANGNFKLDLQKNKVYNIKISYVGFKEISEFIKSKSENITKDYIMLEDNMLDGINIVSKMPVTIKGDTIIYNADSFKNGSERKLKDVLEKLPGVEINDQGQIEVEGKAVEKIMVDGKEFFSGDTKLATENIPSNAVDKIQVLRNYSNVSQLSGVQNNQDRVAINIKLKEGKKNFWFGDVSFGGGQSQDETLYLFQPKLFYYTPKYTINIIGDVNNLGDVVISRRDARSFGGSFQSQSPSNGTNINIADAGIGFLNAGARNANRIESKLSALNFSYSPNKKLDLSGFLIWSGNSNGQRNISDIDYVDPNIPDEFRDTKTDQTSNTGLFRFSSIYKKDFNNQLNYNVAGRFSNEFSNQSIESRVLSDIVQDENATPYTINQDFSYFYTASEKSIFALEVKHLLQDEDPFYVASLENDPNNNDDADNDGFDDAAENLGLDRTNMFYTLEQDRKVKTNQLDAKLDYYYILNQKSNLNFVTGTILSSQNFNSRFFQILDNGAELDPNPTNITGIENPEITNDTQYNFTDIYAGLRYRLKAGIFTFTPGFTVHSYNSNNTQYGLETFTDEFFKFLPEFETIAQFKRSESLTFTYRQEVNFTDVNQIARGIVANNYDSFFAGNPELINSSFHNVSLRYSSFNLFNNSNVFSRINYRRTIDQVNRNTNFAPGSVVASSTSINSPLDNESFSASLFAGKRIGKIQTRLGGSYNYNKSYQFINEDENTNINTGYGFNTRIGTNFTKAPNVTLSYNVNFSNQENSSRAQVFKSVNHRPSINFDAYIWNSVTLTSDFSFNEQRQNGVTTNTFSIWNAKLAYRKDRDAKLEYEVVGNNLLATGSEAAVSQSVFAFTLNERFILPRFISFRIRYQL; the protein is encoded by the coding sequence ATGAAAAAAATACTACTTATCGCCATTTTTATGGTGACATTCATTACTAGTGCTCAAATTAAACTTTCCGGAATTGTAAAAGACTCTATCGGAGCGCCTTTAGAAATGGCAAACGTAATAGCTATAGACACCGTAGCAAAAAGAATTAGTTCTTTTGGTTTTACAGATGCTAATGGGAATTTTAAATTAGATTTACAGAAAAATAAAGTCTATAACATTAAAATTAGTTATGTTGGCTTTAAAGAAATAAGCGAATTTATAAAATCAAAATCAGAGAATATTACAAAAGACTATATCATGTTAGAAGATAACATGTTAGATGGTATAAATATAGTGTCTAAAATGCCAGTTACTATTAAAGGGGATACCATAATTTATAACGCAGATTCTTTTAAAAATGGTTCAGAAAGAAAGTTAAAAGATGTGCTTGAAAAATTACCTGGAGTAGAAATTAATGATCAAGGGCAAATAGAAGTAGAAGGTAAAGCTGTTGAAAAAATTATGGTGGATGGAAAAGAATTCTTTAGTGGTGATACAAAATTAGCTACAGAAAACATTCCTTCCAACGCTGTTGATAAAATTCAGGTTTTAAGAAACTACTCGAATGTTAGTCAATTAAGTGGCGTTCAAAATAATCAAGATCGAGTTGCTATCAATATTAAATTAAAAGAAGGTAAAAAGAACTTTTGGTTTGGAGATGTTTCTTTTGGTGGAGGTCAATCTCAAGATGAAACCCTTTATTTATTTCAACCTAAATTATTTTATTACACACCAAAATACACCATTAATATCATTGGTGATGTTAATAATTTAGGTGATGTTGTAATCAGTAGGAGAGATGCAAGAAGTTTTGGTGGTAGTTTTCAAAGTCAAAGTCCATCTAACGGAACAAATATTAACATTGCAGATGCCGGAATTGGGTTTTTAAATGCTGGAGCGAGAAATGCAAACAGAATAGAAAGTAAATTATCTGCTTTAAACTTTAGCTACTCACCAAATAAAAAATTAGATTTAAGTGGTTTCTTAATTTGGTCTGGTAATAGTAACGGCCAAAGAAATATATCTGATATTGATTATGTAGACCCTAATATTCCAGATGAATTTAGAGATACTAAAACAGACCAAACGAGTAATACAGGTTTGTTTCGTTTTAGCTCTATCTATAAAAAAGATTTTAACAATCAATTGAATTATAATGTTGCAGGACGTTTTTCGAATGAGTTTAGCAACCAAAGTATAGAGTCTAGAGTTTTAAGCGATATTGTTCAAGATGAAAATGCAACACCTTACACTATTAATCAAGACTTTAGTTATTTCTACACAGCAAGTGAAAAAAGTATTTTTGCCTTAGAAGTAAAGCATTTGCTACAAGACGAAGATCCGTTTTATGTAGCTTCTTTAGAAAATGACCCGAACAATAATGATGATGCCGATAATGATGGCTTTGATGATGCCGCAGAAAATTTAGGTTTAGACAGAACAAATATGTTCTATACATTAGAGCAAGATCGTAAGGTGAAAACCAATCAATTAGACGCAAAATTGGACTACTATTATATCTTAAATCAAAAAAGTAATTTAAACTTTGTGACAGGTACTATTTTAAGTTCGCAAAATTTTAATTCACGTTTTTTCCAAATTTTGGATAATGGTGCGGAATTAGATCCAAACCCAACAAATATAACCGGAATCGAAAATCCGGAAATAACAAACGATACCCAATATAATTTTACGGATATTTATGCAGGATTAAGATATCGTTTAAAAGCAGGTATTTTTACTTTTACACCTGGTTTTACTGTACATTCTTATAATTCGAATAACACACAATATGGTTTAGAAACTTTTACTGATGAATTTTTTAAATTTCTTCCAGAATTTGAAACGATTGCTCAATTTAAGAGAAGTGAAAGTTTAACGTTTACCTATAGACAAGAGGTTAATTTTACAGATGTAAATCAAATAGCTAGAGGTATTGTGGCAAATAATTATGATTCTTTTTTTGCAGGAAATCCAGAATTAATAAATTCAAGTTTTCATAATGTAAGTTTAAGATACAGTAGCTTTAATTTGTTTAACAATAGTAATGTATTTTCTAGAATTAATTACAGAAGAACGATTGATCAAGTAAATAGAAATACAAATTTTGCGCCAGGTTCTGTAGTTGCTAGTAGTACATCTATTAACTCTCCATTAGATAATGAAAGTTTTTCTGCGTCTTTATTTGCTGGCAAAAGAATTGGTAAAATACAAACTCGTTTAGGAGGTAGTTATAATTACAATAAGAGCTATCAATTCATTAATGAAGATGAAAACACAAACATTAATACGGGTTATGGTTTTAACACCAGAATTGGTACGAACTTTACAAAAGCACCAAATGTGACTTTAAGTTACAATGTAAACTTTAGTAATCAAGAAAACAGCTCAAGAGCGCAAGTTTTCAAGTCTGTAAATCATAGGCCCTCTATAAATTTTGATGCGTATATCTGGAATTCTGTAACCTTAACTTCAGATTTTTCTTTTAATGAACAAAGACAAAATGGCGTAACTACAAATACCTTTAGTATTTGGAATGCTAAATTAGCGTATAGAAAAGACAGAGATGCAAAATTGGAATATGAAGTTGTGGGTAACAACTTATTAGCAACAGGATCTGAAGCAGCTGTAAGTCAAAGCGTTTTTGCTTTTACTTTAA